One genomic segment of Gossypium arboreum isolate Shixiya-1 chromosome 3, ASM2569848v2, whole genome shotgun sequence includes these proteins:
- the LOC108468387 gene encoding uncharacterized protein LOC108468387, whose protein sequence is MTQKKLNLQQRRWLELIKDYKLIIDYHPGKENVVTDTLSRKLLFALRAMNTQLSMANDGSVLAELGARSMFLQEIYEAQKGDKKFQVKTTQGKTDGKSDFRISTDGCIMFKDRVCVPKDNELIL, encoded by the coding sequence atgactcagaagaaGTTGAACCTGCAGCAACggagatggttggagttgataaaagACTACAAGTTGATAAtcgactaccacccgggaaaAGAAAACGTAGTCACCGACACTCTGAGTAGAAAGTTATTATTTGCCTTGAGGGCCATGAACACTCAGTTGTCTATGGCcaatgatggttcagttctagcAGAACTGGGAGCCAGATCGATGTTCCTTCAAGAGATCTATGAAGCTCAGAAGGGTGATAAGAAATTTCAAGTCAAGACGACTCAGGGCAAGACAGATGGTAAATCAGACTTTCGGATTAGTACCGAtgggtgtataatgttcaaagatagggtctgtgtacctaAGGACAATGAActtatcctgtaa